One Stigmatopora argus isolate UIUO_Sarg chromosome 19, RoL_Sarg_1.0, whole genome shotgun sequence genomic window, GGGCCGTAGATCACGCAACCTGGAAAGATCATTCCGAGCTTGTAATTGTATTTACAATAATAAAAGGACAGATTCATTCActatgaaaaaattacaataatttaatcttattttttcccattttacccAATTTCTGAAAACTTATTTTGATTTGCAAAACATACGGCGCCGCAACCCGCTTCGACAGCAAATGTATTGATGTTAGGGCccgtattctttatcctctgcgtGGACTGACAAGTTCAAACGTCTATCAGCTCCAGATGAGTTAACGAGATTGAGATTATCGCTTGAAACGATCACTTACTGCATCAACACGCGACCGTGACGGATTTATAACCCGATATTCACTTGCAAGAAGTCATCGTGGTCTAAATTCCTAACAAAAATCAACTGCGCATTTCGACCGTGCTTCAAACTTAACTACTTTTGCTCCAAACTAGTTCGTTAGCTTCCACTTGGAGGCTTTCCTAAATATATTAATAGCATTAGCTCACGCTAGGGGGGGATCTGTCGGAGTTTAATCCGATGTTGCCGCTAAAACCGCGTGGCGCCATCTGCCCGGGGTTAACTGGGTAACTGGGACAACAAATTGCACTTTCGTTCTCATCTTATCGCTAAACATCTCGGCTTGTCCCACAGTTACCTGTTGGAGCAAGACTTCCCCGGGATGCGCATCGGGCCCGAGCCCACCACGGATTCCTTCATCGCGGTGATGCACGGCGACAGCGAGGGGCAGATCCCCGGCAACGCCCTGGTGGTGGACCCCAAGAAGCCCTTCAGGAAGTTGAACGCCTTCGGGAACGCCTTCCTCAACAGGTCGGGATGCCTACGAGAGAAAgggaaacaaaatgaaaatccGCACGGAAGCGTCACATTCCTTTGAGATTGAGTTTCCTCGCACTCGGCAGTCAGGCGTCACGTGCGGGTCGCTGGTGTGTGTCATGACACTAAGGgcggaggggggaaaaaatggagaaaTTCCGGTGTCGGACGTGAAACGTGCATGGAACCAGTTTGGCCCAATTCTGACGTTCCAGTTATCGTTTTAATTAAAAGGAGGAAATTGATTGACCCAAGTAAAGAATTTGAAGAAAATGCCAAGTAAAGCTATGAAAAATTTAGGAAGTTTCTTGTTTATATACAATTCAtggaaaaagtgcaacttaaaaagtaaaaatcctGCGCCAAAGTTTGACAGGCATATCAAGCAGAGCTACTGCCTCCTCAAGCGGCCATTTTGGGGCCCAAAACGCTCAAAAAATCCTCCTACAAGACTAGCTTGGAGTCAAGCGGTAATTTAAACCCCGCCGTGAGGGTCTTTCCATCTCCTCCCAAGAAAGCGTATCCTACTGGGATGCCAAAAGTGAGTGAGTGCGGAGAACAGAGGTCATTATTTTCCTTACAGATCTTTTGTGTTTACTCGAGATCCTCTTACTGGTCTTTTTCCCCCATTGTCCATCAAATCTGACATTTTCCCGTCAAGGCCAAgctgtatttttgtgtgtgtttgtgtagatTTGTGTGCGCCCAGCTGACTAACCCCGTTTTGGAGAGCATCAGCGTGATTGACACCCCGGGGATCCTGTCAGGAGAGAAACAGAGAATCAGTCGAGGTAAAACGCAGCGTTGTCCGCTCCCATTCAATCCTCCCGTGTCAGCGTTTCGGAGGGATTACGTCCCTTTTGCTTTGAAAGAACAGGAAGTGGAGCCAAAAAAAAGGCAGCGCACGCTGTTGGCATCCTCAATGTTCAAGGCCAATTTATGCGCAAACATTACACAAACCGAAATTCCCAGAATCCCTTTCAGTCCGACGCCAAACGGCGGCGTTGCCACACCGACGGACAATAGAAGTCAAACATTCCAAGACGGTGCTATTTCCAACACATGCTAGTctgtccacttttttttttttttacattttctctccTGTCTTACTTTTCTATCTCTATGCACCGATCTGCATGTTTATACCATATGTGTCCAGAGGAGGCGGTATCGGGTTATAGCAGCATTCGTAGGTGTCCTTATGGAGGTATTGTTTGTGCCATGTTAAGAAATTGAGCATTTGCTCCTTGCTCTTTTTGACTGAATCTTGTTGACAAAATTCAGTTGGATAAAAGggcaatatttatttatcccaAATTCGGGTGCTTGCGCAAAAACTCAAGAGTAGCTTTTGGGTGTTTTCGCAAGAAACGCAATGCTACTAATTAATAAAACCGCTGAAAGCTAACTCTTGGTTGCAGTTCTTGGGTATTAAACACGCTAATGGATTTTGCATGGGAATTATTCAGGCTGTCGTGtttaataaataacatttttttttagatttgttaATCGTTTGGAgggatttgtttaaaaatatatatatgtacgaaTGCTCTTTGAGCCTGCGAATAAAAACCAATGGCATCAAATCACTTCCTCCCAGATCGAATGGATTTGAcacatattttaattttcatttcttACCAGGCTACGATTTTGCGGCCGTGCTGGAGTGGTTCGCCGAGCGCGTGGACCGGATCATCCTGCTCTTCGACGCTCACAAGCTGGACATTTCCGACGAGTTTTCCGAGGTGATAAAGGCGCTGAAAAACCACGAGGACAAGATCAGGTACGGCGACATACAAAGGCCCGTCCGCACCCACCGTCGAAAAATACCACGTTTGCTTTGGCGGTCAGGGTGGTGTTGAACAAGGCCGACCAGATCGAGACTCAGCAACTGATGCGAGTGTACGGAGCGCTCATGTGGTCGCTGGGCAAAATCGTCAACACGCCCGAGGTGAGTGTCCATTCCTCGTTCCGTCCTTCCGCCGAGCCTTGAGGCAAATCTTTGCCGGGTCGCCGCCAGGTCATTCGCGTCTACATCGGGTCCTTTTGGTCGCACCCGCTGCTGATCCCCGACAACAGGAAGCTGTTCGAGGCAGAGGAGCAAGATTTGTTCAAGGACATCCAGTCGTTGCCGCGGAACGCCGCCCTGAGGAAGCTCAACGATCTCATCAAGCGGGCGAGATTGGCCAAGGtgtgttgggattttttttttcttttcgaccCTTGGAGTCAACGATTTCCCCTTTCCCGTCTCGGGGACTGGCGCTCAACAACTTGTCGGAAGCATTTCGACGCACGTTTCCCGTTTGAGGGCCGATAATGTGCGAGCGTTGGGCTTTGAGGTCACGAGAAAGAATTTGCCTTTGTTTCTGTGACTAGTACATTAAATAAAGCGACACTTGcggataatttcaaaataattggaGGTTTGTGGGTTTGTTTTACGTCGCGAGTTTCCCTATTTTCTCACATAAACGccgtatttttttatttaaaaaatgactgtatTATATCGAGGGTACGTCTTATATGCGCAGAAATTAGGAATGCGCAATCCAGCAATGGATTTATACAGTATTTTATAAATACCAAGTGtgctgatttttcttaagatttttcattcaaagtaacatatttgtactccctattaaaagcatgaaaaCAGACGTGAAAATTGTCATCTTATAcaagaaaaattgtaaaattcaacaattttaaggcaattctacaggtgcggcttatacgtggaggcggctaatatgcgagaaaatacggtaacccacTCAtaacgtctattgccgtcgatAGTAGCGAAACGGGCAACTTGCACTTTACCTGCGGCGGCTTGGCGTCTCCTGATGGCGTTGTGTCGCAGGTCCACGCGTACATCATCAGCTCGCTGAAGAAGGAGATGCCGGCGGTGTTCGGCAGGGAGAACAAGAAGAAGGAGCTCATCGCCAGCCTGGGAGACATCTACAAGCGCATAGAGAGGGAGCATCAGATATCGCCCGGAGATTTCCCAAACCTCAAGAGGATGCAGGTAAGCAAAACGAACGCTTTTGTCCGAGGCGCTAGCAAACACGCCGCTAGCCAACGCCCCTCCGTTGCAGGACCAGCTCCAATCTCAAGACCTGACCAAGTTCCAGCCCTTGAAATCCAAGCTCCTGGAGGCGGTGGACGACATGCTGGCTCACGACATCGCCGGTCTGATGGTGCTGGTCCGCCAAGAGGAGACGCAGCGGCCCAAGCCCTCGGTCAAGGGCGGCGCCTTCGACGGCACGCTGGACGGGCCCTTCGGCCACGGCTACGGCGAGGGCGCCGGCGAGGGCATCGACGAGGCCGAGTGGGTGGTGTCCCGCGACAAGCCGGCCTACGACGAGATCTTCTACACGCTGTCGCCAGTCAACGGGAAGGTGACGGGCGCCAACGCCAAGCGCGAGATGGTCAAGTCCAAGCTGCCCAACACGGTGCTGGGGAAGATCTGGAAACTGGCCGACATCGACAAGGACGGAATGCTGGACGACGAGGAGTTCGCGCTGGCCAACCACCTCATTAAAGTCAAGCTGGAGGGACACGAGCTGCCCGCCGAGCTGCCGGCGCATCTGCTGCCTCCCTCCAAGAGGAAAATGGCCGAATAGATGGCGAGATGGCGAGATGGCGCCCATCCACGTTCAGAACTAAATGCGGTCGGAGAAAGCCTGCTTCCTGTTGGAAATCCTCAGACCCAAATATTATTTAGTCGAACCTCTGTTACAGTAATGATctgcaaaaatgtttaaaaattaaacactggaagacattttgttttgtctAAATGTCTCAACAATGTGAACAATCTTGGACAttggaatttttgggggggagcggCACGTAAAAATAAGAAGCGACTGGAATACAAAAAGAAAGATATTGGCAGGGAAATTGTTGTCTTAAATGTTACCATGTTCCTAATGTGACTTATTGCGTGGACGCATTCCTGTCGTGATATATGAAATTGTATGAAATCATTATGTTTGAGGCTAACATGCTAACTCGCTAACGCTAACCGACACATGTATTCAAGCTGTAGACTTTATTGTCAATGTCACATTACTCGCAAAATGCCAGTATATAACTCCACTTGAATTGACTCCAAGTACTTCAAATGTCTATTTAGCATCACGTGTTCTCGCGTTTAATTTCATGTGAATGTAAAGTCTTTCAATAAAGGTTCCCGGCACAATAAATTGCATTATGACATGAGCTATGGCTGAAATTGTCGTGTTTTTCCACATCAATACAAATTGAGATTGAGGGGAATTTGAGttggcaggttttttttccacaaaaggcTATAAATCAGATATTTATGTCAATTAATCTCACTTGATTTGATCAGAAATCAGCTGAGCATGACAggattttttgtaagaaaacatattttagtgGAACCATGTCAATTCTTTGTGGTAATTAACACAGTTATTGTGTATGcgactttttaaaaacgtttcgtctgttgccgtcaatggcagccaacgagttaaaaAATAGACGGCGACACTTAACATGGGAAGTCCTCCTCTTGTTTGCCCCTTCCTGTCTCACCTTGACCCCGACACTGTCCAATTCGACGCCATGCGTATCCCAACGGAGCCCCTGAGCGAGCAGACAAATGAAAGCAGCAGGTTATTTTGAGGACGCCACCATTTCCCGGAAAAGGGAGACGGAGAGGCCGGATTGGATGAGATGATAGCGTATCTGTTCCATGAGGAAAAATAGCCAAATgtacaaatgtatatttttcttcCTTGCTGTAAAATGACGCATGAACGTGTGATgaatgtgcatgtttgtgtgtgtctgtgtgtgaggaAGCTATACATCACTGtgttgaaatgcatttttttttctcctttagaAAAGGCACGAAAATAAAGTGTACACACCCCATAGGTCAGAAGTTTTGAGTCTTGAATAGAAGGAAAACGTTTtgcaaaatgtcacaaaaaaaagaaagttagtGTAAAATACTTGAGTGCTTTTAGCCTTGCTTCATTGAAGTTTTTTTGGCGCTCTACTCATGATTGACATATCTAACGAATTTCAGAATGCGATTTAAAACTGACCTTGGGGGctaaatttttcaaaaatgtatcgTAATACAAAAAGTCCATTCTTGGGATTTTTTAGATATCTTCATCCAATTCTCTAAGGGAAAACtacactttgtgtgtgtgtgtgtgtgtgtgtgtgtgtgtgcgcgtcaGGGTGCGGTGTCACAAGTTCCAAGAAGGGAGTGCCGACACAAAGATGTTAATTAACGGCAGCCGTCACCCAGAAAACTGTGACAAATGTTCCGGAAGGCTCAATTATGAACTCTTCCGCTCTTTAATTATAGATCAAAACACTAGGATATGATTTTAATATACAAATATGTAGAGTGAAGTCATCGTGTACATTGTGTTTTTTGTATAACACAGAAAAAGAACGTTGAGTGACGGGCGAAATTCTAAAATATGTAATCGCACGCGTGCGATAACATGGTTCTATTTATGTTAGTACTGGGACGTATTTAGTTTGGAATTTgccgcgtttttttgtttttattgtcggGGAGGGCCGGTGTTCATATCGCGGTGATAAATGAGCATattaggacttttttttttcttttgaacagGATGAACTTGGATCATATTTTTGCACGCATGCAGTAAAGCTGAAACATTACGTAGTGATGTTTTTTAGTCTGTCTTTATGAGGCTCTGCTGCCACCTAGTACAGAAACGTAGAACTATTACTGTTATTGTTTTCGAGTCATTTGATACATTGAACTTTTTGGGGAGGGGTTatctcgtttttgtgttttcatttaaTAAATTCATTTCTTAGCACCGTTCTAATTGGATCACGTGTTTTGTGTACGGCCAGCAGGTGGCGTTACTTCTCCACTGTCAGATGTCGATGAGGTTCCACCCTTGTTTTTTCAAGcttgatttttgtattttatctttCATTTGATTAGATATTTTCACGGGACGGAAAATTAAAATAGATAAAATTTAAGACATTTGTTTTGGACCAACTTTCGAATTGATGAGCAGAAGTTGGTTTGGGGTCTGAATTTTCAGAGCGCTCTATCGTAATAAtacaaaacaacttttttgaCAACCTTTTCAGACATTGTTTCGGTCTTTCGGGACGttgcattttaatgaacatcATTAAAGCTTGCTAGCGTACGCACGCGCTAATTATGATTATCATCAGGCTAATGCTGCTCATTTCAAACAAGTTTCCATAATTaccgaaaaaaaaatctttaaacttGCTACGTTGACCCCCTCCCTGCCCTGACAACCCCATCCCGTTGCCATGGCGATAGAGTTCCGGGTTCCACCTCCGAGACGAAGACGCGACTCGCCCCTCGTTCATTTTACGTGCCAAAAAAAGACGTCTCTTTACGCGAGGAAATTAAAATTGGAGACGGAGCCAAAAAGGCGGGAGATCAATATCGGGCCCGAGTAATTACCCGAGGCTTCTCGGGTTGCTAGGAGATAAAACCCAAGGCGGGAGAGTCGAGACCATTAAATTGTTAGCCGGGAATATTTATAGCGCACTTTACGTTTGTTATGATCTGGTTTAAATCGATTACACGGAATGAACAAGCTGGCATGCCACAGTTGAATTTATTGACTTGAGGTACTAATTACTCAAATGACgggacgatagacgtccaatccgtttgaactgggagggacgACAGCGACCGTGCGACGGTTGACGTGCGGTTTGACATCGGTGGGGCAGAAATATGAATTGAATGTCTGCTGCGATGGGGGcgttaaaaaaatggttattagTGCGCTGGTCTCAGATGACAATGAGCGCTTTAAAAAGCGCGCTGTCGCTTTAAATGGTGTCAGCGTGCTGGGAAGGGGGGAGTTGGGAAAAGGGGGGTCTTTGCGAGCGCCTTCTCTCAGTCTGAGAACACATTTGATCAAACTATACTGGTCTTTTAAGGAATTTTTATTCatactattcatatttttaagggTATCTGGATGAGAGGCCTCACTCATGAGAAGATTTTTGGAATTTGAATTGAGAAGTGGGGATAAGATGGCAGAGAAGGAGGGGAGTGTTGGAGGGGAGAGTTTGGGGGCCAAAGGAGCGTCTGGGGGTCCGGCGCCAGGGGGTGGCGGCGTGGTGGTGCAGGTTCGGGAGAAAAAGGGACCCCTGAGGGCCGCTATACCCACCATGCCTTTCCCTATGGCTGTTATATGCCTTTTTCTCAACACCTTTATACCAGGATTAGGTGAGTGTTTGAAATTGACACAATTGATTCAATGGGGGGTTCTGCGTAATGAGTAAAATAACTTAATTATATATTACAGGCAACAATTTTGtccagtttaaaatgttaagtgctttggtaaggttttttttggtaaagatgtgtcattttttaatcattaattaGGTTGagtacttttaattttttgttgacatacaaaataatttttaaaaagagtaGATGCTGATTTGTTCGTTCTTATTAACTTTGTCATATGATGTCatgtgttttaaaaacaaaaaaggttatAGTAATGGTGAAAAACTATGTTAGAATTGGTTAACATTGACGTCACCGAACGAAATAAATCACGTGTGTTAATTCTTTTAAATATCAATTTCCTTCAATCAATCATTCAGGCATCTGCTGGAAAACGCCACCAACAGATGCccggtttaaaaaatatataaaaaataattgaggCGCGTCCCAGACGGCCAGGTTGACTTGACTAAATTGTCTGGGGCACCTGCACGCTGCGTTTTCTTGAATGCCTTGACATTTCATTGAACGGCTGCCACCAGTTGTCATGACAACACGGTCTGAAAATGAACACAATTCGGTCACGTGTGCGCTTCGACGCCGTTTGgtcccgagcgagcgagcgctgACTTTAGTTCTACGTCGTCAGACTAggccaaaataaattaattaattaaaaatcgATAATTACGTTGGGTGCTCGCTATCGTCCTTGTGGTTTATCGGGACACAGAAATTGAATTTATAATTGTCATTGTTATTGACACGAATTTGTTtaagaactatttttttttaaatccactttTTTTAGCCAAACgtattttaaaaattttaaatatgtataaaatagAGCATGtacgttttatttaaaaaatgggtatttgtttttcctttttaattaaaaagaaaaataactatatattgcTATTCCCCTTTTTGAAATtgtgaatatttttgaaaattgcTATTACTGTATTTCGTCATCCTTCTCTGCTTCCTACGACGATGAGTTACGGAAGAAAATACCTGATACTTTGTGAGACTTGGCTTCTATTGTGTGCCTTTTACTactcctgtcttttttttctttttttaacactatGATTAGCCTCCTACACGAGCACTGGTGCTTGAGAGTCTTCTTTGTGTAATTATAGTCATTAGTGGGACTGGTATCTGGACAGAAAAGACGTCTCCCACGTGCTCGCTCATCTCCAAACGACGGGTGCGAGAGTCGTTGGCACGTAAAAGATCGTAATTGCAATTTGAGATTTATTCGTAGCGTTAGCCACGAGCTGTCGCCGATGTTCGCATTGAAAGAACGGCTGTGGATTCTCTTCATTTATTTCCTTCCTGATAGCAACGCGGAGGAGCGTTTTGGAAATAAAAGCGCTTTTTTAACGAGTTGTTTTATGTTAGGGTATTTTTATTCTCTATTATGATTTGTATTCGATTCTGTATGTACGCTTGCGCTCGAGAGCGTTTCAATGGATTATTAGTTACGATTTATCAGCTACGATTTATCAGCTACGATTTATCAGCTACGATTTATCAGCTACAATTTATTATAGTACGTTGATGtttgcaacaacaaacaaaataggTGTGTGATGATTATGAGCTCAAAGGTCAGGGAGGTTGGTTGGCCTGGGTGTTTGTGTTCAACGGATAATGGGATATCAAAATTTGagtttgtaatatgaaacagAAGAGGCGATAACATTTTGAGCTcgggaggtcaaaggtcaaaaaagtcattttgcaaTAACTTTTGGGGCAAtgaggtcagaaaaggaattatCTATGCGATGAATAAAAGGGTTCCTATCAAAATTGTGGGGtgtgtttgtaaggggaaagTGAAAAGGTGATTTTATTTTGGGGTTttaatgggggaaaaatatgCATTAGCAATGGAGAAGCTTAAAAAGGAGGAGTTGGGCAATTTTTGGACGACGAGGGCGTTAAACAATTAATGGATTCTTAATCCGGCTGCTTGCCCGAAGGTCTGCTCTCTCGGAATGCTCCACTAATTTTGATGAGTATGTTTTCCCATCCCACAGGTACCTTCATTTCGGCCTTTACTGTGCTGTGCGGCGCCCGCAGCGAGCTGCTGGCCGAGCGCGGCGCCTGCTGCGTCTTCTGGCTCAACGTGGCGGCCGCCTTCATCCAGATCGCCACGGCCGTCATCATGGTGGGCTGGATCATGAGCATCTTCTGGGGCATGGATATGGTCATCCTGGCAAGTCAGTAGTGAATCTggtcaaaaaacagaaaaaaatacattttattcaaaGCAGCAGAATGAAATATCGGCAAACATTTGTATTGAAACTCTCATGCTGTTATATATGTGCTA contains:
- the stum gene encoding protein stum homolog, which gives rise to MRRFLEFELRSGDKMAEKEGSVGGESLGAKGASGGPAPGGGGVVVQVREKKGPLRAAIPTMPFPMAVICLFLNTFIPGLGTFISAFTVLCGARSELLAERGACCVFWLNVAAAFIQIATAVIMVGWIMSIFWGMDMVILASQ
- the LOC144064236 gene encoding EH domain-containing protein 3; the encoded protein is MFSWLGVDDRRKKDPEVFQTVSDGLKKLYKTKLLPLEETYKFHEFHSPALEDADFDNKPMVLLVGQYSTGKTSFIRYLLEQDFPGMRIGPEPTTDSFIAVMHGDSEGQIPGNALVVDPKKPFRKLNAFGNAFLNRFVCAQLTNPVLESISVIDTPGILSGEKQRISRGYDFAAVLEWFAERVDRIILLFDAHKLDISDEFSEVIKALKNHEDKIRVVLNKADQIETQQLMRVYGALMWSLGKIVNTPEVIRVYIGSFWSHPLLIPDNRKLFEAEEQDLFKDIQSLPRNAALRKLNDLIKRARLAKVHAYIISSLKKEMPAVFGRENKKKELIASLGDIYKRIEREHQISPGDFPNLKRMQDQLQSQDLTKFQPLKSKLLEAVDDMLAHDIAGLMVLVRQEETQRPKPSVKGGAFDGTLDGPFGHGYGEGAGEGIDEAEWVVSRDKPAYDEIFYTLSPVNGKVTGANAKREMVKSKLPNTVLGKIWKLADIDKDGMLDDEEFALANHLIKVKLEGHELPAELPAHLLPPSKRKMAE